A genomic segment from Alkalilimnicola ehrlichii MLHE-1 encodes:
- a CDS encoding ankyrin repeat domain-containing protein, translating to MNPAARLLANHPFLVLALVLVLIVAVPRLLPEGVDARDEHGRTALMVAAMAGDAEAVARQLRRGADPRAREPCGYTPLMRGAQSGNTAVVGQLLEAGAGINAADEAGFTPLMVAVRRGHLAVVEQLLAAGADPAAIETSTGGTALIHAAQTGHEAIAERLLAAGADPDHRGQTPRTPAEWADHHGHRGLAERLARAAGDGETE from the coding sequence ATGAACCCTGCCGCCCGCCTGCTTGCCAATCACCCCTTCCTCGTTCTGGCCCTGGTCCTGGTCCTGATTGTCGCCGTCCCGCGACTGCTCCCGGAGGGGGTGGACGCCCGCGATGAGCACGGCCGTACCGCCCTGATGGTCGCGGCCATGGCGGGGGACGCGGAGGCGGTGGCCCGGCAGCTGCGCCGGGGCGCCGACCCGCGGGCGCGGGAGCCCTGCGGCTACACGCCGCTGATGCGGGGTGCGCAGTCGGGCAACACCGCTGTGGTGGGGCAGCTGCTGGAGGCGGGGGCCGGGATCAATGCCGCCGATGAGGCAGGCTTCACCCCGCTGATGGTGGCCGTGCGCCGGGGGCACCTGGCGGTGGTGGAGCAACTACTGGCGGCCGGCGCCGACCCGGCGGCGATCGAGACCTCCACCGGAGGCACCGCCCTGATCCATGCGGCCCAGACCGGGCATGAGGCCATTGCGGAGAGGTTGCTGGCGGCCGGCGCGGACCCGGATCACCGGGGGCAAACACCGCGGACACCGGCGGAGTGGGCCGATCACCACGGCCACCGGGGGTTGGCCGAACGGCTGGCGCGCGCCGCCGGCGACGGCGAAACCGAGTAA
- a CDS encoding heme biosynthesis HemY N-terminal domain-containing protein, which translates to MKALLIALVVLLAAVAAAAWLQPHTGYLVLSVAGWRIETSLIFAVLAVAVVLVVLQVLWVLLDRTVGLPKVLSHWSTRRRKEKARGEMAKGLLALAEGRYRRGEDLLLKHVERSDYPLINYLGAALCAQRRHATETRDSYLALAEQTARGSGSAVNLLQAQLYMESGQWEQALASLTSAYERNPNHHRTLEMMRDCCVALEDWERLGRLLKPLRKQGIIGSEEAEEYARYVARDKIRRAARIGLGDLESAWSRLPRAQRNDDDLVLTHAEALLELDEIDRAAVVLKGRIDETWDERLIMRFGALEQIDPEWQLQQLKRWLRQQPDNAALLYVAGRVALRLHDWDLAREYLEQALARRARPEVYMALGALLEFQERPDDARELYRKALGMVSESTSSDDLPELPVPSTLEGEVRPEDEIAVRQTGEEDPVALRSST; encoded by the coding sequence CGGTTATTTGGTGCTGTCGGTGGCGGGCTGGCGCATTGAGACCAGTCTTATCTTCGCAGTGCTGGCCGTGGCTGTGGTGCTGGTGGTCCTGCAGGTGCTCTGGGTGCTCCTGGACCGCACCGTGGGCCTGCCCAAGGTGTTGAGCCATTGGAGCACCCGGCGGCGCAAGGAGAAGGCCCGCGGGGAGATGGCCAAGGGGCTGCTGGCGCTCGCCGAGGGCCGCTACCGGCGCGGGGAGGATCTGCTGCTCAAGCACGTCGAGCGTAGCGACTACCCGCTCATCAACTACCTCGGGGCCGCCCTGTGCGCCCAGCGCCGCCATGCCACCGAGACCCGGGACAGCTACCTGGCCTTGGCCGAGCAGACGGCCCGGGGCTCGGGGTCAGCAGTGAATCTGCTGCAGGCCCAGCTCTACATGGAGTCCGGCCAGTGGGAACAGGCCCTGGCCAGCCTCACCTCGGCCTACGAGCGCAACCCCAACCACCACCGCACCCTGGAGATGATGCGCGATTGCTGTGTGGCGCTGGAGGACTGGGAGCGGCTCGGGCGGCTGCTCAAACCGCTGCGCAAACAGGGCATCATCGGCTCCGAGGAGGCGGAGGAGTACGCCCGCTATGTGGCGCGTGACAAGATCCGGCGCGCGGCCCGGATCGGGCTGGGTGACCTGGAGTCGGCTTGGTCGCGCTTGCCGCGGGCCCAGCGCAACGACGACGACCTGGTGCTGACCCACGCCGAGGCCCTGCTGGAGCTGGACGAGATCGATCGCGCCGCCGTGGTCCTGAAGGGGCGCATCGACGAGACCTGGGACGAACGTCTGATCATGCGTTTCGGTGCGCTCGAGCAGATCGACCCCGAGTGGCAACTGCAGCAACTCAAGCGCTGGCTGCGCCAGCAGCCGGACAACGCCGCGTTGCTTTACGTCGCCGGCCGGGTGGCGCTCCGCTTGCACGACTGGGATCTGGCCCGGGAGTACCTGGAGCAGGCACTCGCCCGCCGGGCCCGCCCGGAGGTGTACATGGCCCTGGGTGCCCTGCTGGAGTTTCAGGAGCGACCGGACGACGCCCGTGAACTCTATCGCAAGGCGCTGGGCATGGTCAGTGAGAGCACGAGCAGCGACGACCTTCCGGAGCTGCCGGTGCCGAGCACCCTGGAGGGGGAGGTGCGCCCCGAGGACGAGATCGCCGTGCGTCAGACCGGGGAGGAGGATCCGGTGGCGCTGCGCTCCAGCACCTGA